In the genome of Desulfovibrio sp. Huiquan2017, the window CCTCGGTTGCGGCGCGGGAAATTATACCTTGGCCCTGGCCCGTCGGTTGGGTGCGGGGTCCTTGGTCTACGCCCTGGACCTGTGGGAGGAAGGGCTCGTCGCCCTGTCGGAAGCCGCACGGGAGGAGGGGCTGGGCAACGTCGAACCCAAGGTGGCCGACCTCTCCCGGCCGCTGGACCTGGCCACCGGCTCGGTGGACGCCGCGTTCATGGCCACGGTGCTGCATGATTTGCCGGAAGCGGCCCGCCCCGGACTCATGGAAGAGTTGAGCCGGGTGCTCGTACCCGGTGGGATTTTCGCGCTCATAGAGTTCAAGAAATTCGCACACGGACCCGGCCCGTCGTCCCCGGACAACCGCATCGGCCCGAAGGACGCCGATCGATTGACCGCGCCCCACGGATTCATCCGGGATGTGGAGGTCGATCTCGGCGAGTTTACCTATCTTGTCCGGTTTATCCGGGAATAGGGTGCGGAGACGGCCGTCTATTCGATGAAGCCTTTCTCGCGCATGATGTCGGGTTTGATGAACCGCGCCATGCCCGTCTTCATGCGGCTGAATCCCTGCTTCCGGTAGAAGCCTTCCTTGCCGGGGGCTGCGTAGAGGATGACATTGCACCCGGCGACGCCTTCCAGCACGGTGTCCATGATCAGGCCCCCGAGCTTCCGTCCCTGGTATTCGGGAAGCACAGCGCAGTCGTACACGGCGGCCTGGTACGTGCCGTCGGAAATGGCCCGACCGAAGCCGACCAGTTTGTCGCCGTCGTAGACGAAGACGACCGTGTGGCTCGCCGTAAACGCCTTGGCGTGCACCTCGGGGGCGTAATGCGCCATGCCGACCAGCTTGAGGATGTCCGCCACGATCTGCCAGTCAATGCCGGAGCAGTCTTTTTTTATCAGTAATTCCATTTATTTCTCATTGTTAGGGTGAAGGGAGACGCAGGCTTGTACAGTTCGCGATGCGGTTCCAATGTGCCTGCCGGGAAAGGTCATCAGTAGTTCCGTGTGGCCGGTGTGCGCATCCCGCCGTTCCTCCTCCGCGTGAAACCCCTGTTGCTCGTAAAAACGCACGCTGTTGCGATTTTCCGTATATACAGTGAGCTGCAAGGTGTCACGAAGTCCCTTGGCCTTTTGCAGCAGCATCGTGCCCACACCCATGTGCTGGCGGGGCGGCGAGACAAACAGGGCGGCGACCGTGTTCCCATGCAACGCCAGGAACCCGTCGACTTCCCCGCCGTCTTCGTGGACGAGAATTTCACTGTTCGGAAGATAGAGCTTCCGCATGTCTTCGACTTTCGATTCCCAGAATTCGCTCGGAATGAAGTCGTGGGCAGCGAGGGAGGCAGCAAGCCAGATTTTGAGAACCGGGTTCATATCCTTCGGCTGGAAGGGTCTTATCATGTCTTGTTCACGTCCTTTCGTGGCGTGAGCTCGGCCCGCGGGGGGCGGTTGCAGAGCCGCTACGGTGCGGTTGTTCGTTTTTTGACGATCTCGTTGCCGTAGGAGTTGTCTATTGAGCATAGCCAGACGCCGTCCGGGGTTTTGGTGAAGACATATGCCGCTTTGCGCTCCGTCTCGGGCAGATTCGGCGCGGATATGATCGTGTTGGCATGCACCAGAACGGTATCCCCTGCCTCCAGGATCGTCATTCCGTTCTGCTTCACCTGGAGTCCGTTCTTGAAATATTGGGAGATGGCTTCAAAAGCCTTGCTGATGGCGTCTCTCCCCTGGACGACTCGTCCCGGTTCGACCACCAGGATCGCGTCTTCGGTGTAGATGCCTTTCAGCGTATCGAAATCTTTAGCGACTATGGCTTTGTCCGCCTTTTCTATCTGGCTTTCCACGGGATGTTTTTTCAAACGGATTTCTCCTATATTCAAAATGGGTCGGTCTGTATTGCCGACAGGCCGTGATTGGCGTTTTACTTATTCATCGGGACAATGGCGCCCCGTCTGAGCAGGATTTCTGTCACCAGTGTCAAGGGTAGCCCATGACGCTGAACCGGATGGAGTGGAAAAATGCAACACCTCAAGAAGTTGTGATAGGTACTTGGGGCGGGACGACGAGTCTGGGGCGGCCTGTCGTCGACCGATATTCCTTTAATTACCCCTCTGGGACAACAACACCCCGGTCCAACAGCATTTCCAGCACCCGCGCCAATGGGAGACCCACGACGTTGGTGTAGGAGCCGCGTATGGCGGTGACCAGGAAGGTGCCGATTCCCTGGATGGCGTAGGCTCCGGCCTTGTCCATGGGTTCGCCGGTCTCAATGTAGCTCATTAATTCGCCTTCGGTGGAGAGGCGCATGTCCACGTCCGTGCTTACGGATTCGGACAGGATTTTGCCGTCGGGCAAGACCACGCAAAAGCCGGTGACGACCTGGTGAGTCGCGCCCGACAGGGTCGTCAGCATGTCCAAGGCGTCGAGCTTGGACTGCGGCTTGCCCATTATCCGTTCACCCAGGACCACTGCG includes:
- a CDS encoding class I SAM-dependent methyltransferase gives rise to the protein MTGTPKAAGKSSITHINLDLVLDNIMVGPRATYLDLGCGAGNYTLALARRLGAGSLVYALDLWEEGLVALSEAAREEGLGNVEPKVADLSRPLDLATGSVDAAFMATVLHDLPEAARPGLMEELSRVLVPGGIFALIEFKKFAHGPGPSSPDNRIGPKDADRLTAPHGFIRDVEVDLGEFTYLVRFIRE
- a CDS encoding GNAT family N-acetyltransferase, which encodes MELLIKKDCSGIDWQIVADILKLVGMAHYAPEVHAKAFTASHTVVFVYDGDKLVGFGRAISDGTYQAAVYDCAVLPEYQGRKLGGLIMDTVLEGVAGCNVILYAAPGKEGFYRKQGFSRMKTGMARFIKPDIMREKGFIE
- a CDS encoding GNAT family N-acetyltransferase, which gives rise to MIRPFQPKDMNPVLKIWLAASLAAHDFIPSEFWESKVEDMRKLYLPNSEILVHEDGGEVDGFLALHGNTVAALFVSPPRQHMGVGTMLLQKAKGLRDTLQLTVYTENRNSVRFYEQQGFHAEEERRDAHTGHTELLMTFPGRHIGTASRTVQACVSLHPNNEK
- a CDS encoding SgcJ/EcaC family oxidoreductase, with product MKKHPVESQIEKADKAIVAKDFDTLKGIYTEDAILVVEPGRVVQGRDAISKAFEAISQYFKNGLQVKQNGMTILEAGDTVLVHANTIISAPNLPETERKAAYVFTKTPDGVWLCSIDNSYGNEIVKKRTTAP
- a CDS encoding Maf family protein, whose amino-acid sequence is MGNISGMIKNGPFRNRSPIVLASGSPRRRELLSDLGLTFDVHPSRLEEPAPEAGETPAAYVLRMAELKTLDVATRFRGATILGADTAVVLGERIMGKPQSKLDALDMLTTLSGATHQVVTGFCVVLPDGKILSESVSTDVDMRLSTEGELMSYIETGEPMDKAGAYAIQGIGTFLVTAIRGSYTNVVGLPLARVLEMLLDRGVVVPEG